ACATCGCCGCTTCCGGATATGACCAACAGGTGAGAGGCATCCGCCACCACCAGCAACGCCTCGAGTCGGCGCAACGCCCTGTCAAGCCTCCACTCTTTGGCCAGCTCGACAGCGGCCCTTGGAAGGTTGCCGTGAAATTCCTCAAGCTTCCCTTCGAACTTCTCGAAGAGCGCGAACGCATCAGCCGCCGCTCCAGCGAAGCCCGCGAGGACCTTGCCGTCGTGTATCCTCCTGACCTTCCTCGCCCCGTGTTTCATCACGGTGTTCCCGAACGTAACCTGTCCGTCACCGGCTACGGCCACATGGTCGCCGCGCTTCACGGCAACCACAGTCGTGGCGTGAAACAT
Above is a genomic segment from Bacillota bacterium containing:
- the hslV gene encoding ATP-dependent protease subunit HslV codes for the protein MFHATTVVAVKRGDHVAVAGDGQVTFGNTVMKHGARKVRRIHDGKVLAGFAGAAADAFALFEKFEGKLEEFHGNLPRAAVELAKEWRLDRALRRLEALLVVADASHLLVISGSGDVIEPDDDVVAVGSGGPYALAAARALIRHTDLSCKEIATEALKIAASICIYTNEEITCEEL